Genomic window (Vampirovibrionales bacterium):
CTTGTGGAAGAGGCCGTCGGTCATCTTCATGATGTTGTCTTTGGTAAAGCAGGTGACTTTCTTGCGGTTATGCGCCCGCGCGTACTCGAAGGCGTAGCGCACGATTTTTTCGGTGCCGGGACGGCTGATGAGCTTGAGGCACTGCACGACTTCGTCGGTTTGCTGGTATTCGATGCCGGTGTAGACGTCTTCCTCGTTCTCGCGAATAATCACCAGATCCATTTTGGGGTGCTTGGTGGCGATGAACGGCGCATACGACGCACAAGGCCGCACGTTGGCGTACAGGCCGAACATGGCGCGAGTGGTGACGTTCAGGCTCTTGAAGCCGCCGCCCTGCGGGGTGGTGATGGGGGCTTTGAGGAAGACGCGCGTGCGTTGAAGGCTTTCCCATGCGCCGGGGCCGACGCCTGCGCTGATGCCTTGCAGGTATACTTTTTCGCCGATTTCGATTTCTTCAATAGCCAGGCGGGCACCAGCCTCTTTGAGAATGTGCAGCGTGGCGGCCATGATTTCCGGGCCGATGCCGTCGCCGCGCGCAACGGTGATCGGGACTGGGGCGCTGGCGGAAAAGGCGGGCGTTTGCTGGGTGGCGGGGGATGCGTCTGCTGGGGTCATGCGCAGGGGGCTCCTTCTTTTTTTTCTGAAATCTTTTATCTCTTGAACGTCTTCTCGCTTAAAATTTTCTGTTGAAACTCTCTCTCAGTTAAAAACCGTTAGGGGGTACTATAGCACAGCCTGCCGTGCGCGCGCCGTGGCGCTAGTCAAGCTGGTCGAGGCTGCCGCGCTCGTACAGCGCCGTAAAGTAGCGATGAATATCGGCCTCGCCCTTGGTCATCCGCTCCTTGCACAGAATCTCGTGATATTCGCGAATGGTAAGGCTGTCGTCGATTTCTTTTTCCCACTGGATGAGGGTTTCCGGCGCGGTAAACCGGCGCTCCAGCAACAGGATGCGGCCCAGTTGCTGCAGGGGCGCATTAAAGAAAGCGTTGACGCAATCGGGGTCAAAATGCGAATTGGCGTCTTTCTGAAGGAGTCGAATCACGCGATCGAAGGGCATGCGGTTGCGGTAATGGCGGCGCGAGGTAATGGCGTCGAAAACGTCGCTGAGCGCCAGTACGCGCCCCAGTAAGGGGATTTCGCCGCCCTTGAGGCCGCGGAAATAGCCCGTGCCGTCGACTTTTTCGTGGTGAGAGGCCGCGATCTCCGGGACGCGCCGCAGGTGTGGTTCAAAGTGAATATTCTGGAGGATTTCGTAAGTATAGCGCGCGTGTTGCTGAATATGACGGTATTCTTTCTCGGTCAGGCGCCCGTCTTTGGTCAGAATATCCTCGCGGATGCCGATTTTGCCGATGTCGTGCAGCAGGGCCGCATACACCAGCGATTCCATCTCGTCTTTTTCCAGATGCATTTGCTGGCCGATGATATCGGCGTATTGCGCCACGCGCTCGGAATGGCCGGCGGTAATCGGGTCGCGGGCGTCAATCGTGCTGGAGAGGGTCTTGATAAAGCTGACGAAGGCGGTTTTCTGGTCGCTGACCAGTTGGGCGTTTTCGATGGCGACCCCGGCGTGCGAGGCAATGGCCATCAGCAGCTCTTCGTCGCTTTTCTCGAAGTGGCCCTGGGCTTTATTCAGCACCTGAAACACGCCGATAATCTCGTTGAGGCGGTTGCGCATGGGCATGCACAACAGGTTTTCGGTCTTGTAGCCGGTCTTCTTGTCGACATCCTTGTTAAAGCGCGGGTCTTCGTAGGCGTCGCGAATGTTGAGAATCTCGCCGGTCTTGCAGACATAACCCGCCAGACCCAGATGAGCGGGAAAACGGATTTCATGCGCGCGATCCAGTCCGGTGGCGACCTTGGACCACAACTCGTTGCGGTCCTTGTCGTACAGAAACAGCGTACAGCGATCGCAATCCAGCGCCAGTCGCGTCTCGTTCATGATGACGGTCAGCAGCGTGTCGAGATCGCGCTCGCCGAACATCGCTTGCCCCACGCGCAGCAGCGAAACCATCGCTTTGGCCTGGGTTGAGTTGAGACCAACGCCCCCGGCGCCGCCGACATCAGCGGCGTCGCCTGAGACCTGCGTCAGTGAGGCCAGCAACGACGTATCGCGCCCGAAAATCCGTTGATGGGTGGCGCGTTTGTCCACGACCAACTGCCATTGATCCACGTCGATGCGATAGAGTTCGTCCTCGATGTAGCTGGTCAAAAAGCGCAGGCCGTTCTCTTCTGCCACGCGCAGGGCTTCCATCAGGCTTTCGACCGCCAGCGGCCGGTCGTTGATTTCCATAAAAATCCGGGCGAATTCAAAATGGGTTTTCGCCTGCTCATCGACCAGATTCAGCGTTTTAAAGATGGCCAGCGCGTCGCCCATCGCTTCCAGCGCGGCGCCGTGTCGGCCCAGTTCGCATTCGAGCCGCCCCTGTAGGCGAAACGCCTTGCCGAGGCCCTTGTCATAGCAAATGGCGCGAAACTGCGGGATCGCCTGCTGGCAAAGCAGTTGCATGGCCGCGCTGGCGCCGTCGTCCTGATAGGCCAGATAGGCCTTGAACAACAGCGTCATGCCGCGTTCTTTGGCGTTCATCGCAAAGGCTGCGTCGTCTTCTTCCTGCGTGGCGATTAGGCGTCGCGCGCTGTCGACGTCGTGGCGGTGCAAGGCCATTTTAATCCGCTGATTGCGCAGGGCGGACAGGCGTTTGACGTCGCCCAGGGTCTGGCACAGCTCAAGGGCTTCGTTCAGGCAGCGTTCCGCATCGTCCCACGCTTCGCGGATCAGATGCAGGCGGCCCAGGATTTCCAGCGTGACGGCCTGCTCGTAGGCGATGGCCAGCCGCTTTTTAATGACGAGCGACTCGTTCAGCGCGCGAATGGCGCGGTGAAAATCGCCGGTGCGTTCGTAATGAATCGCCAGCGAATCGTTGATCTTGGCGGCTTCCAGTCCGTCTTGCCAGCAGAAGGTTTTGGCCTGACGAAACAGCTTGACGCCTTCGCCATACTGGCCGCAACGGTATTTTACCAGCCCTTTGTAGTGCAGCAGGCGCGCGCGCACCTCCTGTACGCCGGGCTCGTTGATGTGGGTTTCCAACATGGCCTGCGCTTCTGAAAACGTCTGGCTGGCCTTGCTGGAGGCCTCGTCGGCGCGGTTGTTGTTGTATTTGAGCCAGGCCAGCTCGATCAGCGCGCGAATGGCGCCAATATAATCGCGCGTTTGCAGGAAGGCGGCGTAAGCTTTTTCAAGCGATTCCAGCGCAGCGCCGTATTCTTTTTTGAAATTCAGCAGCAGGCCGTCTTCGTAGAGGGCTGTCGGGTTGACGGCCTCTTCCGGCAAAGCGGGATGCGCCGCAGAACCGCCTGTAAACGAGTCGTAACGAAGCGAATCGTTGTACGGATCGGCGTCGGCGCTGCTCTGGGCTCGGTTTGGGTCGGACGTGTGCGGGGTCATCGCGGGCCATTTCGCTGCATCATCTCCTTGACGATACCGCGTCAAGGCCGTTGGGCGCGTCAGCCAACGGGACTAAATTCCATGGGCCCGCTCCTTGCGTGAATTTTCAGGCGTCGCCGATAACAGCGCGCGCATTGCGGACGCTCCCGGATAACGATGACGCGAGGCCGGGCTTTTGCCTTTCTGGGGCGGAGGGGCTACACTAAACGCTTTCGTAAGCGGATTGTTTCGAGAGTCAGGACGGCCCTTGCCATGCGATTTACCGAAGACGTGAAAGAAGCGCTGCATCGCGCCCAAAAGTTAGCCCGCTCGGCCAAAGCTCCTCACGTAAGCGAACGGCTGGCCCTGTTAAGCGTGGTCGAGACGCTGCGCCCGTTTTCGCGCTTCGATTCCGCTCTGCGCGAGTTAAAAATCAAGCCGCGCGCCTTGCGCGACGCGCTGAAGTCTCTCCCTGACGCCCCAGCGCCTGCGGCTTCTGTCGCGGACCCGCTTTCGTCCGAGGCGGGCGGCGCGGACATGGCGCGTTATCCCGCGCCGCTGCGTCCCCTGCTCGCGCGTCTGCTGCAACGAGGCGACGCAAGCGGCGAAGCGCTGGATATGGATGCGCTGACGCAAGCTTGTTTGCAGGCGGATGATCCGCCGATGCGCGAGGCGCTCTCCTCGCTGGGCTTGACGTCCGCCTCGTGGCGCGGCGCGAGCGAATCGCTCAATGGGCGCCGTATCGCGGCGATGCCTGCCCGTCGCTTCTGGAGCGCGCTGTATATCCTGCGCGAAATTGCTGAACTGGTCGTGATCGTGTTGACGTTTCTGGTGCTGATTCGCGAAGGGCTGGGCGAACCCCGCCTCATCCCCTCGCCGTCGATGCTGCCGACGCTACAGGTAGGCGATCGCGTGATTGTCGAGAAGCTCTCGCATTGGGTGCGGCCTTATCAGCGCGGCGATATTCTGGTGTTTTATCCGCCGGAGCCGGAAGCCGTGATTCACAATGATCCGCTCAGCGCGCTTTTGCGGATGAGCGGCTTTTCCGCCCTGATTCACAACAAGCCCGATGACCCCGTGGATCGGGCGTTTATCAAGCGGCTCATAGGTCTGCCGGGCGATACGTTCCAGGTGGTTCCCAATGTGGGCGTCAAAATCAATGGCCGTCTGCTGCAAGAGCCCTACGTCGCGGCGCTGCCCGAGCTCTGCGTCAGCGCCTGCGAGCCGCGCGTGATTCCCAAGGGACAATATTTTATGATGGGCGATAACCGAAACGACAGCAAAGACAGCCGCTATTTTGGCTACCAACCGGCGTCGCGGGTGCTGGGGCGCGCCGTGTTCCGCATTTTTCCGCTGAATCGCATCGGAACGTTGTAGCCATAAAGTCAGACGTTGCGCATTAATCGTCGCGCACGCGCATATCGTCGTCGTCGGAGCGGATTTTTTCGGCGCGCTGAGCGCTGTTAATGGTGATCTCGTTGGTCTTGTGTTCGATGGTCGTGAGAAAGCGCTCTTCAAAGCGCTTGAGCATCATTCGCGCGGAATCGCGTCCCTGATTGACGTAGGCCTTGGTGATGACGCCCACGGACTCGCTTTCGGGCGCGTGCTGCGTGCGCTGGCACAGGCGCAGATAGTCCTGTACGACTTCCACCAGCGAGATGATATGGTTGGCCATAAACATTTTGTGTTCCGGCGACAGGACAAAGAGATAGTTCATTGTCTGGTGCATGGCCGGATGCGCGTCATAGTCGCGTTTGCGCTGCTTGGACTTAAAGAGCGCCAGCACCTTGTCGCTGCCCAGCGACTTAAATTGCGAGATCATCTCGTTGACCTTGAACTCGCGCTCCGCCAATAT
Coding sequences:
- a CDS encoding GAF domain-containing protein, which produces MTPHTSDPNRAQSSADADPYNDSLRYDSFTGGSAAHPALPEEAVNPTALYEDGLLLNFKKEYGAALESLEKAYAAFLQTRDYIGAIRALIELAWLKYNNNRADEASSKASQTFSEAQAMLETHINEPGVQEVRARLLHYKGLVKYRCGQYGEGVKLFRQAKTFCWQDGLEAAKINDSLAIHYERTGDFHRAIRALNESLVIKKRLAIAYEQAVTLEILGRLHLIREAWDDAERCLNEALELCQTLGDVKRLSALRNQRIKMALHRHDVDSARRLIATQEEDDAAFAMNAKERGMTLLFKAYLAYQDDGASAAMQLLCQQAIPQFRAICYDKGLGKAFRLQGRLECELGRHGAALEAMGDALAIFKTLNLVDEQAKTHFEFARIFMEINDRPLAVESLMEALRVAEENGLRFLTSYIEDELYRIDVDQWQLVVDKRATHQRIFGRDTSLLASLTQVSGDAADVGGAGGVGLNSTQAKAMVSLLRVGQAMFGERDLDTLLTVIMNETRLALDCDRCTLFLYDKDRNELWSKVATGLDRAHEIRFPAHLGLAGYVCKTGEILNIRDAYEDPRFNKDVDKKTGYKTENLLCMPMRNRLNEIIGVFQVLNKAQGHFEKSDEELLMAIASHAGVAIENAQLVSDQKTAFVSFIKTLSSTIDARDPITAGHSERVAQYADIIGQQMHLEKDEMESLVYAALLHDIGKIGIREDILTKDGRLTEKEYRHIQQHARYTYEILQNIHFEPHLRRVPEIAASHHEKVDGTGYFRGLKGGEIPLLGRVLALSDVFDAITSRRHYRNRMPFDRVIRLLQKDANSHFDPDCVNAFFNAPLQQLGRILLLERRFTAPETLIQWEKEIDDSLTIREYHEILCKERMTKGEADIHRYFTALYERGSLDQLD
- the lepB gene encoding signal peptidase I; amino-acid sequence: MRFTEDVKEALHRAQKLARSAKAPHVSERLALLSVVETLRPFSRFDSALRELKIKPRALRDALKSLPDAPAPAASVADPLSSEAGGADMARYPAPLRPLLARLLQRGDASGEALDMDALTQACLQADDPPMREALSSLGLTSASWRGASESLNGRRIAAMPARRFWSALYILREIAELVVIVLTFLVLIREGLGEPRLIPSPSMLPTLQVGDRVIVEKLSHWVRPYQRGDILVFYPPEPEAVIHNDPLSALLRMSGFSALIHNKPDDPVDRAFIKRLIGLPGDTFQVVPNVGVKINGRLLQEPYVAALPELCVSACEPRVIPKGQYFMMGDNRNDSKDSRYFGYQPASRVLGRAVFRIFPLNRIGTL